Proteins encoded in a region of the Flammeovirga yaeyamensis genome:
- a CDS encoding tyrosine-type recombinase/integrase: MATVKFFLKEKNAKRVTRIICIVADGVDVLIRLSTGISIPPKHWSKKNNKVLSSNPNAIVLNRQLQEFKNKVLEIYLESKSDGIIADVEYMTDRLRPKEKVVSTKQKFWSIVDDYLKYKEKRLSLSSIKKIKSLVVHLKAFERKKKITFDLDTIDRKTLELVQDYFYYQAKLNLQSTAKYLGLFKTFLNWSKSMKLTQNEDHKQFSLTHQPDILKPILSDDDLTKLFNAEYEKGYLDNARWLLILSALTGLRFSDYTKINLGQLRYDTNGNEFLTIRQTKTKERIEVPLNKDASRIVHDLISGKLRAISNQKLNKYIKEACRLAGIDDEFEVDQFVGNKKITSFKPKYELITTHTGRRTFATKLLLKGVPSATVMKFTGHKDEKSFSKYVNIPKEKEMELVRLALSS; encoded by the coding sequence ATGGCAACGGTAAAATTTTTCTTAAAGGAGAAAAATGCGAAAAGGGTTACAAGGATTATTTGTATTGTCGCTGACGGAGTAGATGTGCTAATTAGGTTGTCTACTGGAATCTCAATACCACCTAAACATTGGAGTAAGAAAAATAATAAGGTTCTTTCAAGCAATCCAAATGCGATAGTATTAAATAGGCAATTACAAGAGTTCAAAAATAAGGTATTAGAAATATATCTTGAATCTAAAAGTGATGGGATTATAGCTGATGTAGAATATATGACTGATAGGTTAAGGCCTAAAGAGAAAGTAGTATCTACTAAGCAAAAATTTTGGTCTATTGTCGACGATTATCTTAAGTATAAAGAAAAAAGATTGTCACTATCTTCAATTAAAAAAATCAAGTCGTTGGTTGTTCATCTAAAAGCTTTTGAAAGGAAGAAGAAAATAACATTTGATTTAGACACCATTGATAGGAAAACTTTAGAATTGGTTCAAGATTACTTTTACTATCAAGCAAAACTTAACCTTCAATCTACAGCAAAATATTTAGGTCTATTTAAGACATTCTTAAATTGGAGTAAATCTATGAAGCTGACACAAAATGAAGATCATAAGCAATTCTCACTAACACATCAACCTGATATACTTAAACCAATATTAAGTGATGATGACTTGACTAAGTTGTTTAATGCAGAATATGAAAAAGGATACTTAGACAATGCAAGATGGTTGTTAATTTTATCTGCTTTAACAGGCTTAAGGTTTAGTGACTATACCAAAATAAATTTGGGCCAGTTGAGGTATGATACTAATGGGAATGAATTTTTGACAATTAGACAAACAAAAACTAAGGAAAGGATAGAAGTTCCATTGAATAAAGACGCTTCTAGAATAGTTCATGATCTGATCTCTGGTAAGTTAAGAGCAATTAGTAACCAAAAGCTAAACAAATATATAAAGGAAGCATGTAGGCTTGCTGGTATTGATGATGAATTTGAAGTGGATCAATTTGTTGGAAATAAAAAGATCACATCTTTTAAGCCAAAATATGAATTGATTACAACACATACAGGAAGAAGAACATTTGCTACAAAGTTATTATTGAAGGGAGTACCATCTGCAACAGTGATGAAGTTTACCGGTCACAAAGACGAAAAAAGCTTTTCTAAGTATGTAAATATCCCAAAAGAAAAAGAAATGGAATTAGTGAGATTAGCATTATCATCGTAG
- a CDS encoding DUF3854 domain-containing protein: MNSTANVILSLPKEYWDLRLGKHRYTFSKINKEVELNKQDKSVDYYIYYCDLEGNPIRYRPENNKWEKIYIRVRVSDEYLKRTGKNFKYKSPKGQPSQIFLNGLYHCFYGKYDKIKTLTIVEGEKKAMKLCLNGIPAVGIPGIHFTKQKNTKLLRDNILQLLNDLRGVEVVNLLFDADLRESFTDKRKVSFYSAVRNYVTAANNHPNLLFYFIHPNENFLHKGLKGIDDIIIDLNNRGEKKDLEKIKDTIIDGTDINGNHLIKKFCAHTHDNHFFRYYFFEQSVNMPSIEEIYDFINDLPYFDSLRVHGGKPKFSGNGRYKLCIDPHYSKKCFHADNHIPFFIANFCTIRLRKSKFLRDNKSIQKKLYNTIKCSRFEDDYLTEQIQALRYQNIAEEDILKICFFMQFIEIRQGKLTPRYKFYNPYTINELNEIIDKVKEEKWKTNEYYYVLNPNREYLPSEIGNIAVESKAKVKRIKIAKEMSANLKSIMTIDELARTLSTCHNTLTLKKAWKEKFGKDYPPKRVITALRISNTLKDYIHLTCEEVSYILGISLRTVKTYWKKKGAEILKDYIYFVNIVYQKNCTITSKVESMSTYNEDDAVIHISKCHDVIRNGEQKTSKEIRAENKLSEFIIDYTNGHRFTLKQIMVGYNVNKKIAKQFITNLKGNKKAIALTNPYSSNILTIPPSG, translated from the coding sequence ATGAATAGCACAGCTAATGTTATTCTATCGTTACCTAAAGAGTATTGGGATCTCAGATTAGGTAAACATAGATACACCTTTTCAAAAATCAATAAGGAGGTAGAATTAAACAAACAAGATAAAAGTGTTGATTACTACATCTATTATTGTGATTTAGAAGGTAATCCCATCAGATATAGGCCAGAAAATAATAAATGGGAAAAGATATACATCAGAGTAAGAGTATCTGATGAATATTTAAAAAGGACAGGTAAAAACTTCAAGTATAAATCACCTAAGGGACAACCCTCTCAAATATTTCTCAATGGTTTATATCACTGCTTCTATGGTAAATATGATAAGATAAAAACCCTTACTATTGTTGAAGGAGAGAAAAAAGCGATGAAACTCTGCTTAAATGGTATACCTGCAGTCGGAATACCTGGAATTCATTTTACTAAACAAAAAAACACAAAACTATTACGCGACAATATTTTACAATTACTCAATGATCTTAGAGGTGTTGAAGTTGTTAATTTATTATTCGATGCAGATTTAAGAGAAAGCTTTACTGACAAAAGAAAGGTATCATTTTATAGTGCTGTAAGAAACTATGTAACAGCAGCGAATAATCACCCTAACCTACTATTCTACTTTATACACCCAAACGAAAATTTCCTCCACAAAGGGTTAAAAGGAATAGATGACATTATTATTGATCTCAATAATAGAGGAGAAAAGAAAGATTTAGAGAAAATTAAAGATACTATCATCGATGGTACAGACATAAATGGTAATCATTTAATCAAGAAGTTTTGTGCACATACTCACGACAACCATTTCTTTAGGTATTATTTTTTTGAACAAAGTGTGAATATGCCTTCAATTGAAGAAATTTATGATTTCATAAATGATCTTCCTTATTTTGATTCATTGAGGGTCCATGGTGGAAAACCAAAATTTTCGGGAAATGGAAGATATAAATTATGTATTGATCCTCACTACAGTAAGAAATGCTTTCATGCTGATAATCACATCCCCTTTTTCATTGCTAATTTTTGTACTATAAGATTAAGAAAAAGTAAATTCCTGAGAGATAATAAATCAATACAAAAAAAGTTGTACAATACTATCAAATGTTCTCGATTCGAAGATGATTATTTAACAGAGCAAATACAAGCGCTTCGATATCAAAATATCGCAGAAGAGGATATTCTGAAAATCTGTTTTTTTATGCAATTCATTGAGATTAGACAGGGGAAGCTTACTCCTCGCTACAAATTTTATAATCCATACACAATAAATGAACTAAATGAGATTATCGATAAGGTTAAAGAAGAAAAATGGAAAACAAATGAGTATTATTATGTATTAAACCCAAATAGAGAATATCTTCCAAGCGAAATTGGAAATATTGCTGTAGAATCAAAAGCGAAGGTAAAAAGGATAAAAATCGCCAAAGAAATGTCTGCTAATTTGAAAAGCATAATGACTATTGATGAATTAGCAAGAACGCTATCAACTTGCCATAATACATTGACATTAAAAAAAGCATGGAAAGAAAAATTCGGGAAGGATTATCCACCTAAAAGAGTAATTACTGCACTTAGGATTAGTAATACATTAAAAGACTACATCCATTTAACTTGTGAAGAAGTTAGCTATATATTGGGGATATCGCTTAGAACTGTCAAAACGTATTGGAAAAAGAAAGGTGCAGAAATATTGAAGGACTATATATATTTTGTAAATATAGTGTATCAAAAAAATTGCACCATAACTTCAAAAGTAGAATCTATGTCCACCTACAATGAAGATGATGCTGTAATTCATATTTCTAAATGTCATGATGTTATAAGAAATGGAGAACAGAAGACATCCAAAGAAATTCGCGCAGAAAATAAGTTAAGTGAGTTTATTATAGATTATACTAATGGACATAGATTTACCCTTAAACAAATAATGGTTGGATACAACGTAAATAAGAAGATTGCTAAACAGTTTATTACAAACCTAAAGGGTAACAAAAAGGCAATAGCTCTAACTAACCCCTATTCAAGTAATATCCTTACAATACCTCCTTCAGGATAG
- a CDS encoding ComEC/Rec2 family competence protein has product MKYYQIIALLLITITNSFAQIEVHVLDVGAGHATILELENNKWGIYDAGGAHKDKGKTFKSKISKLIPKGDSIEFMVLSHTDADHIYAAKYVLEKYYVKKIITTGYTKNNIGNNHNSYWNRLLRKIEKVESKKNTQVINLNKEKRNISTQDNFYVGQSYFEFLSGFHQPLPNWNLSEAKSVNAVSIIMKLTYMNKSILFTGDAVGRKIGSNNSNLIATDKFLAENKKDELNVDVVIAPHHGADNGSSKKFCELTTPKYVIFPAGNTYGHPTKQTADRYHLFGGTSYQNIFRTDRGEGWVNSSEYNNYINAKYNDVREWAGQAQKNYKDKIGDDDIYIRISKASMLEVDYYSKE; this is encoded by the coding sequence ATGAAATATTATCAAATCATTGCTTTACTTCTTATTACTATAACGAATTCTTTCGCACAAATTGAAGTGCATGTACTTGATGTTGGTGCTGGACATGCAACAATCTTAGAACTTGAAAACAATAAATGGGGAATTTATGATGCAGGAGGCGCACACAAAGACAAAGGAAAAACTTTTAAAAGTAAGATAAGTAAATTAATACCAAAAGGAGATTCAATTGAATTTATGGTACTATCTCATACAGATGCAGATCATATCTATGCGGCAAAATATGTGTTAGAAAAATATTATGTGAAAAAAATAATTACAACTGGATACACAAAAAATAATATTGGAAATAACCATAATTCTTATTGGAATCGATTATTACGTAAAATTGAAAAAGTAGAATCCAAAAAGAACACACAGGTAATAAATTTAAATAAAGAAAAAAGAAATATTAGTACGCAAGACAACTTTTATGTAGGTCAATCTTATTTTGAATTTTTATCTGGATTCCACCAACCTTTACCAAATTGGAATTTAAGTGAAGCTAAATCAGTAAATGCTGTTAGTATAATTATGAAACTTACTTACATGAATAAGTCAATTTTATTCACTGGAGATGCAGTAGGTCGAAAAATTGGATCAAATAACTCAAATCTAATTGCAACTGATAAATTTTTAGCTGAAAACAAAAAAGATGAATTAAATGTAGATGTAGTTATAGCTCCTCATCATGGTGCTGATAATGGCTCTTCAAAAAAATTCTGTGAACTAACAACTCCAAAATATGTGATTTTCCCCGCAGGAAATACTTATGGCCACCCTACCAAACAAACAGCAGATAGATATCATTTATTTGGTGGAACTTCATATCAAAATATTTTCAGAACTGACAGAGGAGAAGGTTGGGTTAACTCTAGTGAATATAATAATTATATAAATGCAAAATATAATGATGTAAGAGAGTGGGCAGGGCAAGCACAAAAAAACTACAAAGACAAAATAGGTGATGATGATATTTATATTCGAATTTCTAAAGCAAGTATGTTAGAAGTAGATTATTATTCAAAAGAATAA
- a CDS encoding helix-turn-helix transcriptional regulator — protein MKRILRSNRISQLREKYSISKAELAQKLGVHLRTVNNYESGETLPKAKDLLVMSKLFKVSIDFILDNESIEEQNTEIFNPFWGEILWENSTRKEINDLAEMLDFDTLKLKSLYYMLKAKFKNERAEALKSAFNLNV, from the coding sequence ATGAAACGAATACTTAGAAGTAATCGAATATCTCAGTTACGAGAAAAGTACAGTATCTCAAAAGCTGAACTAGCTCAAAAATTAGGCGTTCATCTAAGAACAGTAAATAACTATGAATCTGGGGAGACTCTTCCTAAGGCAAAAGATTTATTAGTTATGTCTAAGCTATTCAAGGTTTCTATTGACTTCATATTAGATAATGAATCTATTGAGGAACAAAATACAGAAATTTTCAATCCATTTTGGGGCGAAATTTTATGGGAAAATAGCACAAGGAAAGAAATTAACGACTTAGCAGAAATGTTAGATTTTGATACTTTGAAGCTAAAATCTCTCTATTACATGTTAAAAGCAAAATTTAAGAATGAAAGAGCTGAAGCATTAAAAAGTGCTTTCAACTTAAACGTATAA
- a CDS encoding helix-turn-helix domain-containing protein translates to MVNPFEEILLRLDEIQKQTSFLMEQNRVTNKNVASKKEWMTINEVMTEYKLSRTTIYKYMRNGTLHYNKFGGKTMVSRDQMKAFIEGQV, encoded by the coding sequence ATGGTAAATCCTTTTGAAGAAATTTTACTTAGATTAGATGAGATTCAAAAACAGACTAGTTTTTTAATGGAGCAAAATAGAGTAACTAATAAAAACGTTGCCTCTAAAAAAGAATGGATGACTATAAATGAAGTAATGACTGAATACAAGTTATCTCGAACAACTATTTATAAGTATATGAGAAATGGAACTTTGCACTACAATAAATTCGGTGGAAAAACAATGGTTAGTAGAGATCAAATGAAAGCATTTATAGAAGGGCAAGTATAA